TCGGACAAATTGGAAACGTTGCTGATTTTTACGGTATTAGTAAGCATTGCGGTGTTATGAAGTTGTATCTGACTGCAAAGATAATTTTTAACGAGAGAAATGCTTCATCTTATTTTAACGCTGGCGGCAACGTGGGGTAATAGCATTATGTAAAACAAAAAACGGGAACAGTGATAACCTTGTTATCTCCATTCCCGCTTTGATGAATCTTACGTCTATTGGTTATTTGGCAGAAAACTTATACATCGTAGCCGAGCTGTAAGTTTCGCCAGGTTTCAGTTCGGTGGTTGGGAACTGGGGCTGGTTTGGTGAGTCGGGATAATGTTCCGTTTCAAGACATAGGCCAAAACGTTTGGTATAAGTAGCATTTTTCCCTTTCAGGTTGCCATCCAAAAAATTTCCGGTGTAAAACTGTACCCCGGGCTCGGTTGTGTAAGCTTCCATAATTCTTCCGCTTTCGGGCTCGGTTACCGTGGCAAAATGCATTAGACCTTTATCTGTACCCCTGTTGATCACCCAGCAATGGTCATAACCTTTGCCGTTTTTAATTTGCTCATCCTCGGTTTTGTCGATCCCTGCACCTACGACAGTGGGTTTACGAAAGTCAAAAGGAGTTCCTTCCACCGCCCTTAGTTTGCCCGTCGGGATTAAGGTCGAATCCACGGCCACCATGCTGTCGGCCTTGATCATCATCTCATGATTGAGAATATCTCTTTTCAGACCCGACAGATTGAAATAAGAATGATTGGTAAGGTTGATAATGGTAGGTTTGTCCGTCGTAGCTGAATATTCGATCAGCAAAGCGTTGTCATTAGACAATGTATACGTGACCTTTACGGCGAGATTTCCGGGATACCCTTCTTCTCCGTCCTTGCTGGTATAAGTAAGCTCGAGGCCTACTGTGGAATCTTTTTTAATTTCAGTAGTTTTCCAGATCACTTTATCAAATCCTTTCAGCCCGCCGTGCAGGGCATTTGGTCCGTTATTGATGGGTAAGTTGTACTCCTGACCATTCAATTTGAATTTTCCTTTGGCGATGCGGTTTCCGAAACGTCCCACCAAAG
This portion of the Dyadobacter sp. CECT 9275 genome encodes:
- a CDS encoding aldose epimerase family protein, with amino-acid sequence MKKSILLFSALAGLWLTGCNKTQNKEQTMISTISKEVFGELPDGQTADLYTLTNANGMTVNITNYGGIITKLTAPDKNGEWADVVLGFDSLPPYLNGHPFFGALVGRFGNRIAKGKFKLNGQEYNLPINNGPNALHGGLKGFDKVIWKTTEIKKDSTVGLELTYTSKDGEEGYPGNLAVKVTYTLSNDNALLIEYSATTDKPTIINLTNHSYFNLSGLKRDILNHEMMIKADSMVAVDSTLIPTGKLRAVEGTPFDFRKPTVVGAGIDKTEDEQIKNGKGYDHCWVINRGTDKGLMHFATVTEPESGRIMEAYTTEPGVQFYTGNFLDGNLKGKNATYTKRFGLCLETEHYPDSPNQPQFPTTELKPGETYSSATMYKFSAK